The window GCTGCGAGCCGCCGCAGAGGTGTAGAGGGCGCCCGATGGATGCGGTTGCAATCGGCCAGATGCTCTCCTTCACGGTGGTTGCCATCTCGGCGCTCTTCTTCGTGGTCGATCCGATCGGGCTGGTGCCCATCTTCGTGACGATGACGGCGGGGGATTCGCCGGCGAAGAAGCGCGCTACCGCGAAGAAGGCCTGCCTGATCTTCGTCGGCGTGGTCGGCGCCTTCGCCATCGCCGGCGGCCTCATCTTCCAGCTCCTCGGCGTCACGCTCGCGGCGTTCAAGATCGCCGGCGGCATCCTCCTCCTCCTCACCGCCCTCGACATGCTGCAGAGCAAGCAGTCGGATACCCGGACCTCCGGCGAGGAGATCGGCGAGGCGAAGAGCAAGGAGGACGTCGCCGTGGTCCCCCTGGCGATGCCGCTGCTCGCAGGCCCTGGCGCGATCGCGACGGTGATGGTGCTGGCGGCCCGGGCCGAGTCGCCGGTCTACCTGGTGCCGGTGCTCCTCAGCGTGCTGGTCACCGCGGTGGCCACCTACCTGCTCCTCCGCGCCGCCGATCTGGTCGACCGCTGGCTCGGGATCAGCGGCCGTGCGATCCTCGAGCGCGTGATGGGCCTGCTCCTCGCCGCGATCGCGGTGCAATTCGTCCTCGGCGGCGTGCGCGACGCCTTCCCCGAGATCTTCGACGGCGGCAACGAGGCGGCGCTCGTCGCCCCTGTAGAAGGGGCGGGATGACCCGGCGCCGCTCCAGCGCCGCGCGACTCCTCGCGCCCTACGCGGGACGCTACGGCCTCCACGTCCTCGGTGCGTTCGTCTGCATGCTCGTCCTCGCCGCGGCGACGGCGGGCTACGCGTGGATGACCGGGCCGCTGCTCCACTTCCTCACCAGCGGCAGCGCGGAGAACCTCGGCCCGCTGGCGGCGCTGGTCCCCGGCTTCGATCCCGCCACCATCGACAGGGGCGAGGCGCTCCTGCTCGTGCCGGCGGTGATGATCGGCCTCGGCGTGATCAAGGGGATCGCCTACTTCCTCCAGTTCACGTGGATGGGGATGGTCGCCCAATACGTGGTGCGCGACCTGCGCGAGGCGCTCTTCGCCAGGCTGGTCGGCCTCGCGCCGCAGGATCTGGCGGACGAGCGCACCGGCGATCTGCTCTCGCGCTTCGGCGCCGACCTCACCGCGGTGGAGCACGGCCTCCACACCGCGATCCCCGCCTACCTGCGCGACGGCGTCCAGGTGGCGGCGCTCCTCGCCCTCTGCTTCGCCCTCGATTGGCGCCTCTCCGTCCTCGCCTTCGGCGTGCTGCCGCTGGCGGTGGTGCCGCTGGCCCGCCTCGGCAAGAAGCTGAAGACGGTGGCGCGGCAGGGGCAGCGCAGCGTGGGCCGCCTCGCCGAGCTGGTCCACGAGACCGCGGCGGGGATCCGCGTGGTGCAGGCCTACGGCATGGAGGCGCACGCCCTGCGCCGCTTCGACGAGGAGAACCGTCGCTGGCTCGGCCTGCAGCGCAGGAGCCTGCGCTCCCGCGGCCTCGCCAGCCCGGTGATGGAGCTCCTCGCCGTCGCCGGCATCGCGATCGCGCTCGCCTTCGCGCTGCGGCAGGTGGGGGAGGGCGCGCTCCTCAGCTCGCAGCTCCTCTCCTTCCTCGCCACCGTGGCGCTGCTCCTCCAGCCCGCCAAGAACCTCGGCAAGGTGGGCGGCGCGCTGCTCCAGGGGATCGCCTCGGCGGAGCGGGTCTTCGAGCTCCTCGACCGGGAGCCCGCCATCACCGACGCCCCCGGCGCCACGCCGCTGCGGCCGATCGGGACGGCGCTCCGCTTCGAGGCGGTCACTTTCCGCCACGGCGCGCGCACCATCCTCGACGGCCTCGACCTCGAGCTGCGCCGCGGCGAGGTGGTGGCGCTGGTCGGTCCCTCGGGCGCCGGCAAGACCACCGTCGCCAACCTCCTCGCCAGGGTGGCGGAGCCGCAGGCGGGCCGGATCACCCTCGACGGCAGGGATCTGCGGGAGGGCACCCTCGCCTCGCTGCGGGAGCAGGTGGCGGTGGTACCGCAGGAGGTCCTCCTCTTCGACGACACCGTGCGCCACAACGTGGCCTACGGCCTCGACGTGGACGAGGCGCGGCTCCGGGCCGCGCTCCGGGCGGCCCACGCCCTCGACTTCGTCGAGGCGCTGCCGGACGGCCTCGACACGGTGATCGGGGAGCGGGGCAGCTCCCTCTCCGGCGGCCAGCGCCAGCGCCTCGCCATCGCCAGGGCGCTCCTGCGCGATGCGCCGATCCTCGTCCTCGACGAGGCCACCTCCGCCCTGGACAGCGAGAGCGAGCGGGAGGTGCAGGCGGCGCTCGAGACGCTGCTCCGCGGCCGCACCGCCCTCGTCATCGCCCACCGGCTCTCCACGGTGCGCACCGCCGACCGGATCTGCGTGATCGAGGCGGGGCGGATCGTGGAGGAGGGGCGGCACGAGGCGCTCCTCGCCAGAGACGGCGCCTACAAGCGGCTCTCCGATCTACAGGGGATCGCACCGGGGAGCGCAGCGGCATGAAGTGGTTCCTGCGGGGCCTCGCGGCGATCGTCGGCGTTCCCTTCCTCCTCCTCGCGCTGCTGGCGCTTGCGATCGCGATCGCCCCGGAGCGCGCGGTGGAGGCGCCGGCAGGCGATGCGATTCCCGGCCTCTTCCACGTCCACGCCGAGGCCTCCCACGATGGCCACGGGACCCTCGAGGAGGCTGCCGCTGCGGCCCGCGAGGCGGGCGCCCGCTTCCTCGTCCTCACCGAGCACAACGTGCTCCGGCCGGATCGGCCCCTGGTGATCGACGGGGTCCTCGTGGTGCCGGCGGTGGAGATCTCCGCGAAGGCGGGCCACGTCATCGCCATCGGGCCGACCGAGGTGCCGCCGAAGCCGGAGCGGGGGGAAGGGATCCTCGAGGCGATCGCGGCGCGGGGCGGCGAGGCGGTCCTCGCCCACCCGGTGAACCTGCGGCGGCCGTGGAGCGACCCCTCGCCCGACGGTTTCACCGGCTTCGAGGGGCTCACCCTCGACTCGGCCTTCCGCGAGGCGAAGGCCCATGCTCCGTGGCGCCTCGCGCTGGCGCTGGCAGCGCTGGTGGGCGACCGCGAGAAGACCGGCGCGATCCTGATCGAGCGGCCCGCCGACGCCTTCGCCCGCTACGACGAGATCGCCGCGCGCCGCCCGGTCGCGCTCCTCTGCGGCGTCGACGCCCACGGCCTGCCGCCCTACGAGGCCTCCTTCGGCGCCCTTCGCCTCCACCTCGTCCTCCCGCCGGAGGCCCGGGCCGCCTGGGGCCGGGACCCGCTGGCGGACGGGGCCGCGGTGCGGGAGGCGATCCGGGCGGGGCGGAACTTCTGCTCGGTGCCGACCCTCGGCGAGGCGGGCTCCTTCCACTTCGGCCTCGAGGCGGCTGCAGCCGACGAGGACGAGGCGGCAGGCGCCGCGCCATCGGTCGTCGCGCGGATGGACGCGCCCGGGATCACCCTCGTGCTCTTCCGGGACGGCAGGGAGGTGGCCCGTGGCAGGGGGCCGGAGCTGCGCCTGCCTGCAGGCACCGGGGTCTGGCGGGCGGAGGTGCTGGTGGACGAGCCGGGCTTCCCCTTCCGCGACGGTGCCCTCTGGATCGCCTCCTCCGCGATGCGCGTCCCCGCATACGACGGGTGAGAGAGCCTGGTCGTACGCCCGTCGTTGACGGCTGGACGATTCCGAACGTAAGTACCGGCCCGTGCAGCTGATCTACGTGGTGGCGACCTGGCTCGCCTTCCTCCTCCTCTGGCCTTTCCTCCTGGTCCACAAGAAGACCCGGCAGGGACAGCTGCGCCGTCTCGGCTTCTACCCGCCGGGCTGGCCCGCGCCCGGGGGCAGGCCGCGGATCTGGATGCACGGCTCCTCCGCCGGCGACCTCCTCGCCCTGAAGCCGATGGTCGCCGAGATGAAGAAGCGCTTCCCCGGCTGCGTGGTGGTGATGAGCGCCTTCACCAACTCCGGCTGGCAGATGGCGAAGGAGCGGATCCCCGAGGCGGACGAGGTGACCTACGTCCCCTGGGATCTGCCGGGCAGCACCGCCCGGGCGCTGGCCTCGATCGATCCGGATCTGCTCGTCCTCGAATACACCGAGATCTGGCCCAACCTGATCCACGCGGCGCGGCGCCGCGGGGTGAAGGTGGCGATCACCAACGGCCGCTTCTCCCCGGCGAAGCTCGAGAGCTACCGCCGCTTCTTCCGGATCGCCGGTGATCCCCTGGCGAAGATCGATCTCTTCCTCATGCGCGACGAGGACGAGGCGGAGCGCGCCCTCACCCTGGGCGCCGCGCCGGAGCGGGTCCGCGTCACCGGCAACACGAAATTCGACGGGCTGGTGGGCCCCAGCGGGGCCGACGAGGCGAAGCTGCGCGCCGCGCTCGGGGCCGGGCCCTTCTTCATCGCGGGCTCCACCCACGAGGGCGAGGAGGCGCTGCTCCTCCCCGTCTTCCGCAAGCTCCGGGAAGAGTTCCCGCGTCTGCGCCTCGCGATCGCTCCGCGCTACGTCGATCGGGCGGCGAAGATCGTCTCGCTGGCGGAGGGCGAGGGTTTCAGCTGCGGGCTGCGCTCCAAAGGCGCTCCCGACGCGGACGTGGTGATCCTCGACACCATCGGCGAGCTCAGCGCCGCCTACCGCCTCGGCACCCTCGTCTTCGTCGGCGGCTCCTTTACCAACCGCGGCGGCCAGAACATCCTCGAGCCCGCGGGGCAGGGCAGGCCCGTCCTCTTCGGGCCCAACATGGACAATTTCAAGGACAGCGTGCAGGTGCTGGTGGGCCGGGGCGGGATCCAGGTGGCCGATCCGGAGCAGCTGCTGCGCGTCTCCCGCGATCTGCTCGCCAGGCCGGAGAAGCTCGAGGAGCTCGGCGCTCTGGCGCGCTCCGCCGTCGGCGCGATCCGCGGCGCCTCCGTCCGCAACGTGGACCAGATGGCCCGGATCCTCGCCTCTTCGACCGCGCCAGCTGCTGCGGTGGGGACCTGATGCGCATCCTCGTGGTCCGCACCAGCGCCCTGGGCGACACCGTCCTCGCCACGCCCGTCTTCCGGGCGCTGCGGGCCCGCTGGCCCGAAGCGGAGATCCACTTCGTCACCAGCGGCGCCTTCGCTCCCCTCTTCGAGGGGCTGCCCGACCTGCACCGGGTCTGGCGCTGGGAGCCGAAGGAACGGCACGCGGGCCTGCGTGGCCTCTCGCGCTTCGCCGCCGAGGTCCGCGCCGCGGGACCGTTCGCGTTCGGCATCGACCTGCAGAACAAGGCCCGGACCTCCGCCTTCCTCTCGCTGGTGCGGCCCGCCCGCCGGCTCGCCTTCGTGAAGCGCAGCGGCCTCGTCGAGGTGGCGCGCTCCCTCGCCGGCGACGATCCGGTCCTCGACCGGGGGCCCGCTGCGGCGCTCTATCTCGAGGCCCTCGCGCCCCTCGAGCTGCCCGCCGTCGATCTGCGCCCGTCGATCGTCGTGCCGCCTGCAGCCGCCGCTGCGGCGGATCGTCTCCTCGCAGGTGCCGACGGCGCGCCGATCGCCGCCCTCGCCCCTGGCGCCCGCTGGGCCTTGAAGCGCTGGGCGCCGGAGCGCTTCGCCGAGGTGGGTGACGCGCTGGCGGCGAAGGGCGCGCGCCTCGTCCTCGCCGGCGGCCCCGGCGATCTGCGGGAACTCGAGGGCGTGCGCGCCGCGCTGCGGACGATGCCCATCGGCGATACCGCGGGCCTCGACGTGGCGGGCCTCGCTGCGGTGCTCGCCCGGTCCGCCGTTCTCGTCACCGGCGACTCCGCCCCGAGCCATCTCGCGCAGGCGGTGGGCACGCCGGTGGTGGCGGTTTTCGGGCCGACCTCCGCCAGGCGCTGGGGCCCGCTCGCAGGTGCCGGCACCGCGCTCTCGCTGCCGCTCGCCTGCTCGCCGTGCAGCAACCACGGCAAGCGCGGTTGCCCGCTGGGCCACCACGCCTGCCTCGTCGATCTCCCGGCCGATCCCGTCGCCGCCGTGGCCCTCGCCGCCCTGCGTGCCGACAGGGAAGCAGGTGGCGATGCGGCCGCTGCCGCTGCGCGCCGCGAGCTCGTCCCCCTCGCCGCCCGGGCCGCCCGCGGCGCCAGGGAGCTGCGGCCGTGAACCTCGTCCGCCTCCTCCACGAGCAGGACGAGCCCGCCTGGCAGCGCCTGCTCCTCGCCCCGCTCGCACCTGCGGCGGGCCTCTTCGGCGCGGCGGCGGCCACGCGCCGCGGCCTCTACCGGCGCGGGGTCCTGCGCAGCGCGAAGGCGCCGATCCCGGTGATCTCGGTGGGCAACCTCGCGGTCGGCGGCGCCGGCAAGACGCCGGTCACCATCCACCTGGTCCGCGAGTTCCAGCAGCGGGGCCTCAAAGTGGCGGTCCTCAGCCGCGGCTACGGCGGCACGGGCCGTGGCGCCCGGGTCGTGTCGCGGGGCGAGGGGCTTCTTCTCGACGCGAAGGACGCAGGTGACGAGCCCGTCCTCGTGGCCCGGCGCTGCCCCGGCGCGCAGGTCCTGGTCGGTACCAACCGCGCGGAGCTCGCAGCGATCGCGGGCACGCATCTGCGCGCCGACGTGGCGATCC of the Vulgatibacter sp. genome contains:
- a CDS encoding MarC family protein is translated as MDAVAIGQMLSFTVVAISALFFVVDPIGLVPIFVTMTAGDSPAKKRATAKKACLIFVGVVGAFAIAGGLIFQLLGVTLAAFKIAGGILLLLTALDMLQSKQSDTRTSGEEIGEAKSKEDVAVVPLAMPLLAGPGAIATVMVLAARAESPVYLVPVLLSVLVTAVATYLLLRAADLVDRWLGISGRAILERVMGLLLAAIAVQFVLGGVRDAFPEIFDGGNEAALVAPVEGAG
- a CDS encoding ABC transporter ATP-binding protein is translated as MTRRRSSAARLLAPYAGRYGLHVLGAFVCMLVLAAATAGYAWMTGPLLHFLTSGSAENLGPLAALVPGFDPATIDRGEALLLVPAVMIGLGVIKGIAYFLQFTWMGMVAQYVVRDLREALFARLVGLAPQDLADERTGDLLSRFGADLTAVEHGLHTAIPAYLRDGVQVAALLALCFALDWRLSVLAFGVLPLAVVPLARLGKKLKTVARQGQRSVGRLAELVHETAAGIRVVQAYGMEAHALRRFDEENRRWLGLQRRSLRSRGLASPVMELLAVAGIAIALAFALRQVGEGALLSSQLLSFLATVALLLQPAKNLGKVGGALLQGIASAERVFELLDREPAITDAPGATPLRPIGTALRFEAVTFRHGARTILDGLDLELRRGEVVALVGPSGAGKTTVANLLARVAEPQAGRITLDGRDLREGTLASLREQVAVVPQEVLLFDDTVRHNVAYGLDVDEARLRAALRAAHALDFVEALPDGLDTVIGERGSSLSGGQRQRLAIARALLRDAPILVLDEATSALDSESEREVQAALETLLRGRTALVIAHRLSTVRTADRICVIEAGRIVEEGRHEALLARDGAYKRLSDLQGIAPGSAAA
- a CDS encoding PHP domain-containing protein, whose product is MKWFLRGLAAIVGVPFLLLALLALAIAIAPERAVEAPAGDAIPGLFHVHAEASHDGHGTLEEAAAAAREAGARFLVLTEHNVLRPDRPLVIDGVLVVPAVEISAKAGHVIAIGPTEVPPKPERGEGILEAIAARGGEAVLAHPVNLRRPWSDPSPDGFTGFEGLTLDSAFREAKAHAPWRLALALAALVGDREKTGAILIERPADAFARYDEIAARRPVALLCGVDAHGLPPYEASFGALRLHLVLPPEARAAWGRDPLADGAAVREAIRAGRNFCSVPTLGEAGSFHFGLEAAAADEDEAAGAAPSVVARMDAPGITLVLFRDGREVARGRGPELRLPAGTGVWRAEVLVDEPGFPFRDGALWIASSAMRVPAYDG
- a CDS encoding 3-deoxy-D-manno-octulosonic acid transferase → MQLIYVVATWLAFLLLWPFLLVHKKTRQGQLRRLGFYPPGWPAPGGRPRIWMHGSSAGDLLALKPMVAEMKKRFPGCVVVMSAFTNSGWQMAKERIPEADEVTYVPWDLPGSTARALASIDPDLLVLEYTEIWPNLIHAARRRGVKVAITNGRFSPAKLESYRRFFRIAGDPLAKIDLFLMRDEDEAERALTLGAAPERVRVTGNTKFDGLVGPSGADEAKLRAALGAGPFFIAGSTHEGEEALLLPVFRKLREEFPRLRLAIAPRYVDRAAKIVSLAEGEGFSCGLRSKGAPDADVVILDTIGELSAAYRLGTLVFVGGSFTNRGGQNILEPAGQGRPVLFGPNMDNFKDSVQVLVGRGGIQVADPEQLLRVSRDLLARPEKLEELGALARSAVGAIRGASVRNVDQMARILASSTAPAAAVGT
- a CDS encoding glycosyltransferase family 9 protein; protein product: MRILVVRTSALGDTVLATPVFRALRARWPEAEIHFVTSGAFAPLFEGLPDLHRVWRWEPKERHAGLRGLSRFAAEVRAAGPFAFGIDLQNKARTSAFLSLVRPARRLAFVKRSGLVEVARSLAGDDPVLDRGPAAALYLEALAPLELPAVDLRPSIVVPPAAAAAADRLLAGADGAPIAALAPGARWALKRWAPERFAEVGDALAAKGARLVLAGGPGDLRELEGVRAALRTMPIGDTAGLDVAGLAAVLARSAVLVTGDSAPSHLAQAVGTPVVAVFGPTSARRWGPLAGAGTALSLPLACSPCSNHGKRGCPLGHHACLVDLPADPVAAVALAALRADREAGGDAAAAAARRELVPLAARAARGARELRP